From the Nerophis ophidion isolate RoL-2023_Sa linkage group LG18, RoL_Noph_v1.0, whole genome shotgun sequence genome, one window contains:
- the LOC133536857 gene encoding claudin-4-like, producing the protein MPSAGLEILGVTFAVLGWSLSIASCALPMWRVSAFIGVNIVTAQTTWEGIWINCVVQSTGQMQCKIHDSMLALSGDLQAARALTIISIVVGLVGLLLAMMGAKCTNCVEEERAKARVMIAAGAAFLLASLTQLIPVSWSAHTIILEFYNPAIPEPQKREIGTALYLGWAAAAFLLIGGVILCSSCPAQPEKRYGPPSKIMYPPTRSMAPSGYEQRNYV; encoded by the coding sequence ATGCCTTCAGCGGGACTGGAGATACTCGGAGTGACGTTTGCCGTCCTGGGATGGAGCTTGTCCATTGCGTCCTGCGCTCTGCCCATGTGGAGAGTGTCCGCCTTCATCGGGGTCAACATCGTGACGGCCCAGACCACCTGGGAGGGCATTTGGATAAACTGCGTGGTCCAGAGCACGGGTCAGATGCAGTGTAAAATACACGACTCCATGTTGGCCCTCAGCGGGGACCTCCAGGCCGCCCGCGCTCTCACCATCATCTCCATCGTGGTGGGCCTTGTGGGCCTCCTGCTGGCCATGATGGGCGCCAAGTGCACCAACTGCGTGGAGGAGGAGCGGGCGAAAGCGCGGGTGATGATCGCGGCCGGGGCGGCGTTCCTCTTGGCCTCTCTGACCCAGCTCATCCCGGTGTCGTGGTCGGCGCACACCATCATCCTGGAGTTCTACAATCCGGCCATCCCCGAGCCCCAGAAGAGGGAGATCGGCACGGCTCTTTACTTGGGGTGGGCAGCGGCGGCCTTTCTACTCATCGGCGGCGTTATCCTGTGCTCCAGCTGCCCCGCTCAGCCCGAGAAAAGGTACGGGCCTCCGTCAAAGATCATGTACCCCCCGACCAGATCCATGGCCCCCAGCGGCTATGAGCAGAGGAACTATGTCTGA
- the LOC133536858 gene encoding claudin-4, with translation MIVFGRVLQLERRLTPPSSRIKKIEVVSPSSRTKDLEPRRSGITFTLPKAAHTEGLLSALTMASSGLELLGMTLAVAGWLGVMVACGLPMWRVAAYVGQNIVMSQVIWEGLWMNCSVQSTGQMHCKVHDSMLGLPPDLQAARALVVVSLTLCVVGIGLSVAGAQCTDCSRDAGAKWRLVVAGGLALTAAGLLLLVAVSWTAHAIVMDFYDPLLEETGKRDFGNALYFGWAASCLLILGGALLCCSFQPRKDTVRLVPAQVDYTAVRSVATRAYDRRDYV, from the coding sequence ATGATAGTGTTTGGACGTGTCCTTCAACTAGAAAGAAGGCTGACTCCACCTTCGAGCCGTATAAAGAAGATAGAAGTAGTTTCTCCCTCAAGTCGGACTAAGGATTTGGAGCCAAGGAGATCCGGTATCACCTTCACTTTACCGAAGGCAGCGCACACAGAAGGCCTTCTATCCGCTCTCACTATGGCCTCTTCCGGCTTGGAGCTCCTGGGAATGACGCTGGCCGTGGCGGGCTGGCTGGGGGTGATGGTGGCGTGCGGCCTGCCCATGTGGCGCGTGGCCGCCTACGTGGGTCAGAACATCGTGATGTCGCAGGTGATCTGGGAGGGTTTGTGGATGAACTGCTCGGTGCAGAGCACGGGCCAGATGCACTGCAAGGTGCACGACTCGATGCTGGGGCTTCCTCCGGACCTGCAGGCGGCCCGCGCCCTGGTGGTGGTCTCCTTGACGTTGTGCGTGGTGGGGATTGGCCTGTCCGTGGCGGGGGCGCAGTGCACCGACTGCAGCCGGGACGCCGGCGCTAAGTGGCGTCTCGTGGTGGCGGGGGGTCTGGCGTTGACGGCGGCGGGGCTGCTGCTGCTGGTGGCCGTGTCCTGGACGGCCCACGCCATCGTGATGGACTTCTACGACCCGCTGCTGGAGGAGACGGGCAAGCGGGACTTTGGCAACGCGCTCTACTTCGGGTGGGCCGCCTCCTGCCTGCTCATCCTAGGGGGGGCGCTGCTGTGTTGCTCCTTCCAACCCAGAAAGGACACGGTGCGCTTGGTGCCCGCCCAGGTGGACTACACAGCCGTTAGGAGCGTGGCCACGCGTGCATATGACAGGCGGGACTACGTGTGA